The genomic region AAAGCAACATCTTCTGCCGTCGCCTCGATAATTTCCTCCTCGTAAATCTCTCTATCAATACCTTGTGAATCGTCATATCTATCGATGATAGCAGGtagagggaatgtctttatgtctttacccattgactgcaacatgtttctaatgtcaatcaaGACCATCTGCTGCAAATGGGTTTTGCTCTGAGTAATACGATGATAATCCTCGGACATTGTGTCAAGGTGTCTCTGCCACAATTCGGCCACATCATTCGGCTCACAGAAAACTAGTATCGTTGCAAACAACCTCCGTAGCGCTGATGGCATTTGGTAAAGAGCAGCTTCATTGAGACACTCATCTATTGTGTTGTCTGCTTCAAGTAATCCCCTTCTTTGTGCTGCCTCACGAAACGATGGTAGTGTGTCACCGTCTACTGTCCTTAGATCCACATAGGAGGTAGCACCAGTCACATGATTTAGGAggagccgaagatagaagcgctcCCCCTCAGATGGTAGAGCAGAGACGATTCTACCGACTTGTCCACCCGTATTCCGTTTCCTCCTTTGCCACACTTTGCCCTGCTGccaagtgtaccactcagggAAGTCACGATACAGGATGCCCCGAGCCTCCTCGTATAGCTTATTCGCCTCAAAATATGCTGTAATCATTGACCTATCAGCACCTGGACGGTTGACGACTCGCTCGACCATTTGTTGCTCGTGAAACGTcaccatgtgcatgtttggaagatggagTTGCAGCTGCATCACAGATGGAGAGTTCTGGCTAAGCTCAAATCCATATATCCTCCATAAGGCTTCCGGAGGAGTCACCCACCTTGCATCTCTATACTGCTGGATCTCATCTACATCACCATTTTCCTTACTCGCATCTCTCATAACAACAGACGCACGATCATGACCTTTGTATATGTACTTGAACAGGTACttaacagccttgatgctcccacacgcctcaacattgatgtgacagttgaagagccgaaggaggtaagggttgtaagggacaacccatctattgtccaaTTCACATCCTCGAACCTTTTCCTTGCACCCATCGTCACGACGTCTGTAATTAGGATATGAATCCTTCCCTTGCATGGTTGCCTCACGGAAATGCCGGGGGTATTGATTCTTGCACGATGCACGACCCTTAGTGCACGGGCAATTAGGGTTTAGCGACCCGCACgggccatgcatcatatgcttgataaccatctttcgtAGTTCAGGGTACCTGTTGGACGGGATCTCAGCTGAGATCAAAAGGTCATATTGTTCAGAGCACGTGAGCTTGTACTTCCTTTGCATGATGAGTATAAAATGGGCATGTGGCAACCCTCGTTTCTGAAATTCCACGACGTAGACGTAGGCTCGGACTTTACCGAGAATATCCTGTTTAGTCAACCTATGTTTTAGCTCCTGTAGTTTCGCATGAaagacacgcactacaagatcCGGACGATCTTGCGGTGTCTGTCCAGGTAGAAGCTCTCTCCTTATCTCATCCCAGTTAgggttacatgtcatggtaagaaaGATGTCTGGTTTACCAAACTTCCGCACCAGAGCCATAACATCCATATATGGACGTCTCATGCCACGAGGACCGCCAATAAACGATGGTGACAACACAGTTCGCTTTCCAACCTTCTTTCCTCTAACATCTCCATCTAACATGCTATCCACCAAGCCCTGGTATAGGTCTGCCCTTAATCGATCCTGGTTCTTACGTATGAAATCTAAATGAGAGCTCTCAATCTTAATGTATGTGTCGACCGCAAACTGCTGGAAAAGTCGTTTaccatgaagtattggattgaatacCCCTCGACGTATCTGAAATTTGTAGCAGTAGTAATCACGCACGGACACACATAGATGGGTAGGAGGTTCTGCATACGCAAGAATCGATTATTGAGTGATGCCGAAAACATATTTAATAATATGAACAACTTAGAAATTACAAAGAAACAACTAACCcgcatcttcatcatttgcattacttgccctatgcgtcgcccggtatgcatccacttcgtccatggatacaccaacctttgggatatttgcatgccatccaagttcacctctagggaagaacaatggatatgatagcgcatcgtagcatccatggtatgagcggatgccatggcttgacctatccttcccATGTAGCATAACACTCTTGCTGAACTGGCCTCGCCGTTCGCTCCCCTCGATCCAGACAGCGGCCACCTCTGAAGTGAGAGGTGTGTTATATGTCTTCTGGTTCAACGTCTAGTCAAGGTTCAATGCGATGTGATAGTCAGCAAGGTTCTCAACATGACCCATGCTCCTAAGGTGCTCAGAGTACGGATTTCCACGAAGTATGCCAACTATTTGTTTAATAACCTCTTGGTCTTTCTGAATCTGATCTTCACGACACTTACGGTATCGATGCTCGAGACTGGGATCATCATCGTAAAAGTAAAGCTCCAGGTGTTTATGCTCTGCCCCACATTCACTACCGAATGACTTGATATTATGGTACATCATGCCTTGTGCACGGAATGTGTATATACCAGAATCCCTCATATTAGTTGTCATACTGTCGAGGCAACAGTACAGGGAAGTGAAAGAAAAATGGCCATTAAAAAACCAGATGTTATCACGAAAGTGCCTAGCATTAGAGTCTGCACTATCCCACAACCTCCTGAGCTGGGGAGGGGTCTCTAGTGGGGCTAGCTCAACCTTCCCACCTCGACAGCAAAACCCAGGCGGCTCATACTCAAACTTCTTCGCAGTGCAATAACCACAGTCGGGAACATGCTTCAGCATATGTGTTTCTTCAGGGATGTTACTGTAGACCTTGTCGTACGGGTCAGGCACATCAGTGACAACAGATTGATCTTGAGTACCACCTATCTCGAAGTCCTCGTTAGTGTCCTCATTTGATATTTTTTTGGAAAAGAACTATTAAGACATTTGACTTTAGATACACATTGGTATTGTAATAGAAATTGACATTAGTACATTTACCAGCGAATAGATATCCCTCGTTCTCATCATTATCCTCTCCGAATATGACACCCTCATCATCGTCATCAACTGGATCGTGAAAATACAATCCAAGTAAAAGACAGGGCATTCAGGGTTGAGAAAATATATAACCTCAATAATGATTTTTAACAATTACCATTGGAAATGAACCTTGGGATCGACTGGCTTTGCTCCAACCCACTTCTTTGTTCGACCATGTTTGCACTCCCATTTGTTGCCACGATCGCACTTTGGCGTGTATTCCTATATTGTACTGATGGCAACACACGTTTAGTCGGACTACATTTTATCGTCGTCGTGCAAGATCCATTTAAAACCGGTTAGTATAATTACCAGTGTTGTTGATCTCTATAGTTGAACCGGGTTGTGTCGAATCATCCATTTGTCCGACGTCACTGATAGTATCCTCAGTCAAAGTAGCCACGTTacgtgcaatgtttgcttcaaattTCTTGTTTTGACGGGCTAAGATAGCTTGTCTTTCACCAGGCAGAACATGATTTTTATGTCTTAGTGGCCCAGTAGACATATCGGGTGAACCGACATCCCCATTTTGTGTTGAAGCTGGCATGAACGGTGTACTGGTGTATTCAGGGATAACCCAGTCGCATGCGTTATCAGAGGATGAATCAGGTTCCGATACATCTGCTGTAGGGTGTACAACCTCAGAGGTATATGTTGGGACCTCCATGGCGATGGACCCCTGATTCAAAGTGCTAGCTTGCAGTGCTCTACGTTTTCTTATGTACTCTAACTTTCCCTCTTTCCGCCTTGGTGTCTGATTATACAACCTAAGCTGTTCATTTTGGTCACCTATAAAATATGAACACAATTACTTTCCAATTGTAGGTTTATGCGCAGATTTATTAATTAAAATTGGACATTTTTCATCACCTCCTGACACATTGGGCATCACATTGTGTCCCTTGTTTTGTTGACGTGCTTCACGACGCTTCCTATTCTTCTCGTTTTTTTGTTCAACGGACATCACTGCATATCTTTCCCTATCCCTTTTCCTCTTACGATCCTTAGCATCGACCATTGGTGCGAGCAATTCATTTTGATCACCTATAATGTAAGTTAGTGTATTAGTGTTCCCTACTTACTACGTTTCGACGATGTATGGTTAGTTTGTGTATTGACCTTTACCTCTAATGATATTGCTAGAGATGTCTGTGAATGGTTTGCGACCGGCATTATGTCCCATCTGATCTATAACAAGAACAGCACCCGAGAAAACATGAGAATAAAAATAATACTGCAAGAACCAAGGGTGAAATGATATGACTGCAATAAACCAAGCGAATAGAAGATCAAAAAAGATGCCCTTGGTAATAGAGGTTATAGAAACAAGCATCATAACCGAGAGTAAAGAGATAAGACCTAGAGAGAGGTGATAGGAGAACGATTTTGGTGTCCGTATAAGATATTGTATTATATTCCAAGTTTGAACTGCATAGATGGATATGGGTGACGCGCTAAGTAATTGTTTTCATAACTCTGGTGATGTGGAATATCTTCCTGGAGCACGCCTAGCTCCTATAGATGGGCTTCGGTATACCGAATGTACATTAAATTTGTTTCGGATTTGATCTGTATATTTGACGTAATTTCACGAGCGAAGTTACTAATTTAATGTCAAACATGACACAACATTAAAACAATATTAGTGTTCTCAATGGAAAACGTACGGGCTAAACGATTGATGTTCCACTTATTCATTGATATGTCCCAGTAGAACAAACTGTTTTACAAATCTTGACACATGTAAGTTGCATCAATAAAAGTACATGTATTCCATCATAAAATTCAGATTTGCAATAGTTACAGACTCTGTCTACGCCTTTGTTCGTCAAGATATCTAACGGCAAATTGACGATCGTTCCGCGCCACCAAAGCCTTTTGAATTGCTGCAATGAGTGCAACATTTAATCACATGTATACTCAGTTCACAATAGAATGAAAACAAGTACATAATTTTGATGTAGGTAATCTTATAAAATACTTACGTTCAAAATAATGGGTGTTGTGATGGAACGGTTTGAAGTGTATTGTTGTATGGTCAGTTGATTCGagacactctagaataacaaattTAAATATTCAATATTAATCATTATAAAAGAAAAATTAGTGAATAATGTGTTTGCAAGGCGTAAACATATGTTGTACCTTGTTTTCTGAACCGCCGAAACATAGTCCCAATTATGATGCTATAATTCTCATTAGCCAACGCCCAGCGGAGTGCATTTTTGTTTAGTAAATCGCCCCAAACTTTAATGGTATGTAAAGACCACCTTATGACATTGATTTTGTGAAGAATAGATTAGTACTAATATATTTAACATCATATCGGTAATATATTAATGGAATATACCTAGCATCCATTATAACAATCTTCCTGAATGTACCCCACATTGTGCGATGGATTGTATCCAAGTGGACTACAATAGCCATAATGTCTACAAAAAGCACACATCAATTGGATTAATACTCAAAATTTTGTGTAAAGGAATTTTTAATAGGGTTAGTAGATCGATATATTCTTACCAACTAAAGTCATGTTTGGCAGCTCGACAATATCATCAAGGTTCAAGAATATATGTTTTGGAAATGGCGGCATTTGAACTGGGACAGCGTATGGCTCTATGACAGTTTGGTGGGTGAAATACAACTCCATGGTACCATTTAGATGTCGAAAATTAAATGCACCCGGATTAAGACCAAACCATACGTTGTGCATCTTGTAGACATGCTTTTCATGGAGCAAACTGTTGAAGTATTTGACTATCTCATACCGAGTTGCAATGGCCTCGATCTTGGCTCCCTAATTTGATTTCAGCACAAAATAGATTGTGGTACGAACATTATATATAGTTATGTAAATGAAACCTAAAGAGGGGTTGTCTTACATTGATGTCAGACAAAATGTAATGTTGCCTGTCACGATAACGTGGTTCAATAGGGAATTTAACTTCAACTCGAGCAACAATACTATACTTCCGTTGTGCCCCATAAAAATCTTCATCGCTATAGTCGTCGAACAACCTGAAGCTATATTAAACATGCGACTAAATAACGTTCATAAATTTGATAGCGAAATCTTGTGTTAACTATTGTTTATAATATAACTTACACAGgcatcttgtttttcttgtccaATGCAACTCTTTCACGGTTCAATACGGCTGGCTCCATCAAAACCTATTATCATTTGACAATAGTTTAAAGTAAATTGTAAAATAGTCCAATGCATTGATATAGCACGACATAGGAGAAGTGTGGGTTGGTTGGTTGAGCACTTATTTTGGACTGTAGGTGTGACTGTAATTAAGGCTTGTAGTTCACGAGTATGCAGCTCATGCAGAGGTGGATGGCATGCATGATAGCGTATGACGGATTTGTATTGCCCAGTTGGTGCTCAAGTACGGCGTCTGCAGCTCATACTTCTGTTGATTAGAATTTTATTGATAGCGTATGCAGAGTATTAACCTGTTGGTGCTCAAGTATGAATAGAATTTGTATTAACCAGTTGGTGCTCGAGTATGCATGATAGCGTATGCAGAGGTGAATTTTATTGATGCACAAATTTGGTAGTTAGATGGTGGGTTTTTGATGAGGATGAATAGAATCCTTACAAACAGACATGAAGGTTTGGTACAAAAGCTGATTGATAGATTACTTCTGTTGAATTGCTATCCTACTAAAATGCACCATGTATGCTAATCAAACTGACATTGTTTCGGCAGTGGCACAGCGCCATGCCGATGCGGTTGGCATTGTTACCGCCTCCAGCTACATAGGCAGAGGTCATACGGACAGTCGTGGCCTTGAGCTGAGCATGGAGTCagcagttgaaagggaaatgtgcccttgggccatttctaagtattttggtgattgagtgcaaacacaagggcctaaatgtgaatttatgtacatggatgaacaaggtgaaaatcatgaagtaaaggtatgtttctaagccttagtacattggttttaagtactaatatatttgtctaagtgttagaaacagaaagaagaagaatagagaaaaggagaagggacttggctgtgtgctgccaagacccagctcggtctggagcaccggactgtccggtgtgcaccggacagtgtccggtgcgccaggctggcgcgactcgaactggccgctctcgggaaattggccggcggcgtacggctaaaattcaccggactgtccggtgtgcaccggactgtccggtgagccaacggtcggccagggccaacggtcggccgcgcaatccgcgcgggacacgtggccgagccaacggtcggaagacggcaccggacatgtccggtgcgccaacagcgccagatctgccaacggtctgcaacggtcgtcttcgccgtttaaggaaacaaatcgggcaccggacagtgtccggtgtgcaccggactgtccggtgcccccgacgacagaaggcaaggatggccttccggatttgctctcaacggctcctagctgccttggggctataaaaggagcccctaggcgcatggaggagacacacaagcaacctttgagcattcttgatcatccacactaagtctctgcgcattcgtttgtgtttctaagtgattcgagctctgttctaagtgagaactctgagatagtcttgtgagctcgattcttggccgtgtgtgtgcgcttttgctgtggatttgtgtgtgttgcttccctcccttactctgtgtttcatttgtgatcatatacttgtaagggcaagagactccaatttgtggagattccttgcaaacgggatagtgaaaggaaaacaaaacaccgtggtattcaagtgggtctttggaccgcttgagaggggttgattgcaaccctcgtccgttgggacgccacaacgtggagtaggcaagcgttggtcttggccgaaccacgggataaaaccactgtgtcactctgtgcttgattctcttgtggtactgtgttttgttgagattgttgagacttcaccttagccacttggcaataatcgtgctaacacttaacaagtttttgtggcttaagtttgaagtttttacaggatcacctattcaccccccctctaggtgctctcaattggtatcggagccgttctcttcaagaaagggactaaccgcccgaagagatggatcctaaggggaagggaattgtgatcaacgacaaggagaaggagtccttcgtcaacgagccaagggatgacaagtccaatgactcgggctcgggccacaagcgaagagatgggaagaagaagaagacaagacgcatcaaggagatcgtctactacgacagcgatgagtcctcttcttcccaaaaggacgacgactacgacaaacaaaggaaaccggttaattctaacttttcttttgactactctcgtattccgcatagttcaaattcacatttgctttccattccactcggcaagcccccacactttgatggggaggactacggattttggagccacaaaatgcgtagtcacctattctctctccatcctagcatatgggagattgtagatagtggaatgcactttaatagttcggatagtcctatattcattaatgagcaaatccataagaatgcacaagctactactgttcttctagcctcattgtgcagggatgaatataataaagtgagtggcttggataacgccaagcaaatctgggataccctcaagatctctcatgagggaaatgacgctaccttgctcaccaaaatggagttggtggagggcgagcttggacggttcgcgatgataaggggcgaggagccaactcaaacatacaaccggctcaagacccttgtcaacaaaataaggagctacggaagcacgcgatggacggaccacgacgtcgtccgactaatgctcaggtcctttaccgttcttgatcctcatttggtgaataatattcgtgagaatcccaggtacaccaaaatgtcgcccgaagaagtactaggaaaattcgtcagcgggcgaatgatgatcaaggaggcaaggtatgtggacgacgccttgaatggaccgatcaacgagccgcaaccttttgctctcaaagccacagggaacaaggaggcgctacccagcaaggtggcgcaaattgaggcggccggtcttaatgaagaagaaatggccctcattatcaagaaattcaagacggtgctaaagggtcgcaatggacagccgagcaagactaagaccaaggggaagcgatcatgcttcaaatgcggtaagcttggtcattttattgctaactgtcccgataatgatagtgaccaggaaaagggaaacaagagggaaaagaagaagcattacaagaaggcaaagggcgaggcgcatctaggcaaggagtgggactcggattgctcctcgtccgactccgacaatgaaggactcgccgccactgccttcaacaaatcggctctcttccccaacgagcgtctcacatgtcttatggcaagggagaagaaggtgagtactcaagactccacttatgcttcttctagtgatagtgagtctagtgatgatgacatagattattcatgcttgttcaagggcttagatagatctaagatagataaaatcaatgaattgattgatgcattgaatgaaaaggataggcttttagaaaagcaggaggatttattgtatgatgaacatgataaatttgtagaggcacaaaaatcatatgctttagaagtaaaaagaaatgaaatgctttcttatgaactatctacttgtcatgaaaccatttctactttacaaggtgttaacaatgatttaaatgctaagttagaagtagcaaataaatctaattcttgtgtagaacatgttaagatttgcactaggtgtaaggatttcgatgttgatgcctgtagtgaacatctagttttaatttccaaattaaataaggaagtggctagtcttaatgcccaacttaagactagcaagaatgaagttgataaaataaaatttgcaagggatgcctatacggttggtagacacccctcaattaaggatggtcttggcttcaagagagaggccaagaacttaacaagccataaggctcccatcttcgtcaaggagaaagggaaggcccctatggctagtaatgctaaaaagaaccatgcttttatgtattatgataggagaaatgctagaaatgcttataatgattttgattcacatgtttatgattctcatgccatgtttgcctctagttcttcttataagcatgatagggatatgcctaggagaaatattgctcatgtgcctagaaagaatgttattcatgctcctaggaaagtagtgaatgaaccttctataatttattgtgctttaaacacttcctttgctatttgtagaaaggataggaaaatagttgctaggaagttaggggcaaaatgcaagggagacaggacttgcatttgggtccctaaggacatttgtgctaaccttgcaggacccaacatgagttgggtacctaagacccaagcctaaatttgccttgcaggtttatgcatccgggggttcaagctggattattgatagcggatgcacaaaccatatgacgggggagaagaagatgttcacctcctacgtcaagaataaggattcccaagattcaatcatattcggtgatgggaatcaaggcaaggtaaaagggttaggtaaaattgcaatttctaatgagcactctatctctaatgtgtttttagtagagtcactaggatataatttactatctgttagtcaattgtgcaatatgggatataactgtctgtttacaaatatagatgtgtctgtctttagaagaagtgatggttcactagcttttaagggtgtattagacggcaaactttatttagttgattttgcaaaagaagaggccggtctagatgcatgcttaatggctaagacttgcatgggctggctgtggcatcgccgcttagcacatgtggggatgaagaaccttcacaagcttctaaagggagaacacgtgataggtctaaccaatgttcaattcgaaaaagatagaccttgtgcagcttgtcaagcagggaaacaggtgggaggagcgcatcacagcaagaatgtgatgaccacttcaagacccctggagctgctgcatatggacctcttcggacccgtcgcctatctaagcatagggggaagtaagtatggtttagttattgttgatgatttttcccgcttcacttgggtgttctttttgcaggataagtctgaaacccaagggaccctcaaacgcttcctcaggagagctcaaaatgagtttgagctcaaagtgaaaaagataagaagcgacaacgggtccgagttcaagaaccttcaagtggaggagttccttgaagaggaagggatcaagcacgagttctccgctccctacacaccacagcaaaatggtgtggtagagaggaagaacaggacgctcatcgacatggcgaggacgatgctaggagagttcaagacccccgagtgcttttggacggaagccgtgaacacggcgtgccacgccatcaacagggtctaccttcatcgcctcctcaagaagacgtcgtatgagctactaaccggtaacaaacccaatgtatcgtactttcgtgtatttgggagtaaatgctacattctagtaaagaagggtagaaattctaagtttgctcccaaagctgtagaagggtttttactaggttatgactcaaatacaaaggcgtatagagtcttcaacaaatcatcgggtttggttgaagtctctagcgacgttgtatttgatgagactaatggctctccaagagagcaagttgttgattgtgatgatgtagatgaagaagatgttccgacggccgctatacggaccatggcgattggagaagtacggccacaggaacaagatgaacgagatcaaccttcttcctcaactatggtgcaacccccaaccaaagatgacgaacaggtacctcaagtggaggcgcttgatcaagggggagcacaagatgatcaagtgatagaggaagaagcgcaaccggcacctccaactcaagttcgagcgatgattcaaagggatcatcccgtcgaccaaattctgggtgacattagcaagggagtaactactcgatctcgattagttaatttttgtgagcattactcctttgtctcttctattgagcctttcagggtagaagaggccttgctagatccggactgggtgttggccatgcaagaggagttaaacaacttcaagcgcaatgaagtttggacactggtgcctcgtccgaagcaaaatgttgtgggaaccaagtgggtgttccgcaacaaacaggacgagcacggggtggtgacgaggaacaaggctcgacttgtggcaaaaggttatgcccaagtcgcaggtttggatttcgaggagacttttgctcctgtggctaggctagaatcaattcgtatcttgctagcatatgccgctcaccattctttcaggttgtttcaaatggatgtgaagagcgccttcctcaacgggccaatcaaggaggaggtgtacgtggagcaaccccctggcttcgaggatgaacggtaccccgaccatgtgtgtaagctctctaaggcgctctatggacttaagcaagccccaagagcatggtatgaatgccttagagatttcttaattgctaatgctttcaaggttgggaaagccgatccaactctttttactaagacttgtaatggtgatttgtttgtgtgccaaatttatgtcgatgacataatatttggttctactaaccaaaagtcttgtgaagagtttagcagggtgatgacgcagaaattcgagatgtcgatgatgggcgagttgaactacttccttgggttccaagtgaagcaactcaaggacggcacctt from Zea mays cultivar B73 chromosome 6, Zm-B73-REFERENCE-NAM-5.0, whole genome shotgun sequence harbors:
- the LOC103630652 gene encoding uncharacterized protein, which encodes MHNVWFGLNPGAFNFRHLNGTMELYFTHQTVIEPYAVPVQMPPFPKHIFLNLDDIVELPNMTLVDIMAIVVHLDTIHRTMWGTFRKIVIMDARWSLHTIKVWGDLLNKNALRWALANENYSIIIGTMFRRFRKQECLESTDHTTIHFKPFHHNTHYFEPIQKALVARNDRQFAVRYLDEQRRRQSL